In Paenibacillus ihbetae, the following are encoded in one genomic region:
- a CDS encoding HAMP domain-containing sensor histidine kinase has translation MKTSNRLQRSLIRHYIFFFITIALIAAFSLFVLNAQMVNYFREASGPVKSEEAEVMGGPTATPGVNSEQHEQEKVKVFYGMALKTLLLFLALFAIIVYAFGRWTASRVTTPLRSIADGIRSIARGHYHERLNFQASYELAQIQDDFNEMAARLEQIEKEKRELEESKQRMLMDISHDLKTPMTTLRGYIEAMEAGLVDSEERRAQILSMISNKASLMLELIDGIFELSKLDSPEYPFDVQTSDITEFTRAIAAEYYEVFEEHKFYFHYDIPDREIWIPFNATWLYRAVSNILSNALKYNPPGTTVGLKLAAAGNGVEIHLSDDGVGIPEAIKGTVFDAFVRGDLARTSDGGTGLGLAIAKQVIEKHGGTITLTTNGQTTFVLFLPEEM, from the coding sequence ATGAAAACCTCTAATCGCTTGCAGCGTTCGCTCATTCGCCATTATATTTTCTTTTTTATAACGATTGCGCTAATAGCCGCGTTTTCACTGTTCGTATTAAATGCGCAAATGGTGAATTACTTTAGGGAGGCTTCCGGACCGGTCAAGTCGGAGGAGGCTGAAGTTATGGGCGGTCCAACAGCGACGCCTGGAGTGAACAGCGAACAGCATGAGCAAGAGAAAGTGAAAGTATTTTATGGAATGGCTCTGAAAACGCTGCTGCTGTTCCTCGCTTTGTTTGCAATCATCGTATATGCCTTCGGAAGGTGGACGGCATCCCGGGTAACCACTCCGCTTCGGTCGATTGCAGACGGCATCCGGAGCATCGCTCGGGGACATTACCACGAACGGCTGAATTTTCAAGCGAGCTATGAGCTTGCGCAAATTCAGGATGATTTCAATGAAATGGCAGCGCGGCTCGAACAAATCGAGAAGGAGAAGCGGGAGCTGGAAGAGAGCAAGCAGCGAATGCTGATGGACATTTCCCACGACTTAAAAACTCCCATGACCACCCTTCGGGGATATATCGAAGCGATGGAGGCAGGGCTCGTTGATTCGGAAGAGAGAAGGGCGCAAATCCTGAGCATGATTTCCAATAAAGCCAGTCTGATGTTAGAGCTGATCGACGGGATCTTTGAGCTGTCCAAGCTGGACAGTCCGGAGTATCCTTTTGACGTGCAGACCTCGGACATAACGGAATTTACGAGGGCCATCGCGGCCGAGTATTACGAGGTATTCGAGGAACATAAGTTTTATTTCCATTACGATATTCCCGATCGGGAAATCTGGATCCCATTTAACGCGACCTGGTTATATCGGGCCGTGTCCAATATTCTGTCCAACGCCTTGAAATACAACCCGCCCGGAACAACCGTCGGCTTGAAATTGGCAGCTGCGGGTAACGGGGTCGAGATTCACCTGTCGGACGATGGAGTCGGCATTCCGGAAGCCATCAAGGGGACGGTGTTCGATGCATTTGTCCGCGGAGACCTAGCCCGGACAAGCGATGGCGGTACGGGGCTCGGCCTTGCCATTGCCAAACAGGTCATTGAAAAGCATGGAGGCACGATCACACTGACCACGAACGGGCAAACGACATTCGTTCTTTTTCTGCCTGAAGAAATGTAA
- a CDS encoding response regulator transcription factor, which produces MPKTILVVDDDPDIIDMLKLYLDAEGYQTLEAFDGKAALAHLRSKHVDLALFDIMMPFIDGFQLLRMMRQDYKIPVILISAKNQELDKITGLKLGADDYVSKPFSPLEVMARIQAQLRRSYEFNESSEAAPASETCIGDLQLDHRECTLYIKGTPISLSAIEYKLLKLFMGEPGRVFTRKQIFEYAWDEHYLADDNAVMVQISRLRDKIEACPRKPVYIKTIRGLGYRFAKKEELHS; this is translated from the coding sequence ATGCCAAAAACCATACTTGTTGTCGATGATGATCCCGATATTATCGATATGCTTAAACTTTATCTGGACGCAGAAGGATATCAGACGCTGGAAGCCTTCGACGGTAAAGCAGCCTTAGCGCATTTGCGAAGCAAGCACGTCGATCTCGCGCTCTTCGACATTATGATGCCGTTCATCGATGGTTTCCAGCTGCTCCGCATGATGCGGCAGGATTATAAAATCCCGGTCATACTGATTTCGGCCAAAAATCAGGAGCTCGATAAAATAACCGGTCTGAAGCTGGGGGCCGACGATTATGTGTCCAAACCGTTCAGTCCGCTGGAAGTGATGGCCAGAATACAGGCTCAGTTAAGGCGTTCTTATGAGTTTAATGAGTCGTCGGAAGCTGCGCCGGCATCTGAAACCTGCATCGGGGACCTGCAGCTGGATCACCGGGAATGCACGTTATACATCAAGGGAACGCCGATTTCGCTGAGCGCGATCGAATACAAATTATTGAAGCTGTTCATGGGGGAGCCGGGGCGCGTATTTACGAGGAAGCAAATTTTTGAGTATGCCTGGGACGAGCATTATCTTGCTGACGATAACGCCGTCATGGTCCAAATCAGCAGGCTGCGCGACAAAATCGAGGCTTGTCCGAGGAAGCCTGTCTATATCAAAACCATTCGCGGGCTCGGCTACCGGTTTGCGAAGAAAGAAGAGCTCCATTCATGA